The sequence TTTTAATTGTTGATTTGCCACAACCTCAATAATATCCTTTATATTATATTTCATAGATATACACCTGTATGGTTTTTTAACTGGAGACCCGTGAAGTTTATCTACAACAACGGCATTAAACGTACACCCTCCCATACAAGCTGGAAATACTATACAACTTTGACATTCTTTATCTTCATATGGTTCATAAACCAACCACTTGGTATACTTTTGATTCAATTTTATACCTTCATTTGTTAATTTTCCAGCAATAGTCACTTTATTTCCAACTTCTCCCCAACATTTGTGAATAGTTCCATCCACATCAATTACAAAACTGTTTAAACACAAAGCATCACAACGTGCAAATTTTAGATTTTTAAATGGATTAAATGAATATTCGGGTGAATATTTAAGAATTTCTTTGTAAAGTTCTACCTCTATTTTCGAAAATTCTTTGAGTGTTAGTGGTGTATCTTCAAATTTATTAGAAAATTCTTTAACAACTTCTATCATTTGAAAATCAAAGGTTACATTTAATCTCTTCTCAGATATAAAGCTTATTAACTTTTTTACAGAATTAACGCTCTCTTTAGAAATATTTATCCTTAATTGTACTTGCATATCCTTGTGTATTTTTTCTATATTCTCAATCAATTTCGAAAAAGTTGGGCCACCATTTAAAAGTCTTCTATACTTATCGTGAATTTCTTCTGTACCATCTATCGTTATGATAACGGATCTTATACCAACCTTTATTAATTTTTCCACTGTTATTTTGTTTAACAAATAACCATTTGTTACTATGAATGGTCTGTACTCAACTTGATATTTTTTACTTAACTCTCTAAATTTTTCACTTATAAAAATTAACTTTTCCAACGATAATAACGGTTCTCCTCCATAAAATGTAACACTCAAAACTTTTGGTTTTTGGCTCTCAAATCTTCTTTTTGTTTCTTCTATTAATTGAATTATTTGCTCTTCCTGAATTTCAGAAGCCATCTTACCACTAACAGATTGTATTTGCTGTTGATAACAGTATACACAGTTAAAATTACACTTTTCAGTTAGCACTATTGTATACCTTAAATATCTATCACTGTATCTGTATGCATTAAACCTAAGTTTTAAATATTCAACTTCATCAAAATCATCGTCAAGAATAAAAAATCCTTTTTTTAAAATTTCTATTTCATCTGGCTCAAATTCACCTATTTTAACTTTTTTACTTTCACACATCTTTTTTATTTTATTTTTTTTAGATTGTTCAACGTAAAGCATCGCATTTGAGATTGTATTAAAAAGGATCAAGTACTTTCCTTTTTCTATTAATATATTGTATTTCGAAAGTTTCACT comes from Thermosipho affectus and encodes:
- a CDS encoding radical SAM/SPASM domain-containing protein translates to MKLSKYNILIEKGKYLILFNTISNAMLYVEQSKKNKIKKMCESKKVKIGEFEPDEIEILKKGFFILDDDFDEVEYLKLRFNAYRYSDRYLRYTIVLTEKCNFNCVYCYQQQIQSVSGKMASEIQEEQIIQLIEETKRRFESQKPKVLSVTFYGGEPLLSLEKLIFISEKFRELSKKYQVEYRPFIVTNGYLLNKITVEKLIKVGIRSVIITIDGTEEIHDKYRRLLNGGPTFSKLIENIEKIHKDMQVQLRINISKESVNSVKKLISFISEKRLNVTFDFQMIEVVKEFSNKFEDTPLTLKEFSKIEVELYKEILKYSPEYSFNPFKNLKFARCDALCLNSFVIDVDGTIHKCWGEVGNKVTIAGKLTNEGIKLNQKYTKWLVYEPYEDKECQSCIVFPACMGGCTFNAVVVDKLHGSPVKKPYRCISMKYNIKDIIEVVANQQLKLRTYSNRV